CAGTTAAATTTTGCTTTACAACGGGTTGCAATCCATTACGAAGAAGGTGAATACTATATTGCCGACCTTATCATGGCTGGTGAATTGGTATCCAATCTCCTTAAAATGATGGGAATGGACAGTACTCAATTAGTAGATGGCAGAGTGTTAGGAAAGATTGTGGTCGGAACGGTTTTTGATGATATTCATGATGTGGGAAAAAATATTTTTATCAGCATGCTAAGATCAGAGGGGTTTGAAGTAATTGATATGGGGACGGATGTTGCAGCGCAACGGTTTATCGAGATCATCAGAAAAGAAAAACCTGATATCGTTGGAATTAGTGGAATACTGACATCGGTAGTGGAAAATATTAAGGAAGTTATCGATGAAATAAAAGCGCAGGGCCTTCGGGATGATGTGAAAATCATTCTTGGCGGCGCATTGGCGGGAACCGACTATGCAAAATACGTTGGTGCAGATGGCTACTCGAGCGATGCAATTGAAGGCGTCAGTATTTGTAAGCAATGGCTTAGACAATGAATGGGTGATGGTCATGAGAAAAATTCTATATCTTGATATTGTTAATGATATCAAAGGGAAAATTGAAAAAGGAATATTAAAGCCAGGAGATCTGCTTCCATCAGAAAATGAAATGTCGGATCAATTTGACGTCAGCCGAACGACGTTGCGCAAAAGCCTGGCTTTACTTGTTAATGAAAAATATATTTATACCATACCTGGCAAAGGAAATTATGTGTGTGAACCGACAGCCAACCAATATCAGTTTTATTTTGATGAAATTGATAGTTTAAAAGGGGAAGTTGATGAGGTTAAGCTTGTTAGTGTCGGGGTTATTACACCGGGCCGAAAACTGATGCGGGAACTCAAAATAGGGTCTTTCGAAAAAGTGATTAAAATTCAGAAAGCCGTAAAAATAAAAGACGAAATCATCCAGTATTCGACAATTTTTTTACCGTATCAGAAGGGGAATCCGATTGTTGAAGATGTTATTAATTTTGCCAATTTTCATGGATTTATGGAAAAGGGAAAACTACAATTTCAAGTAAAAAAAATGCTGAATATTGATCTTGTTCACCCACCACTTGAAATTCGAGAAAATTTGCAAATTGACCATGATGAAAGTTGTTTTTTAATATCGCAAAATATTATCTCAATGGAAGACAATATGCCGATCAGCTACAACGAGTTTTATATCAAGCGCAATTACTTCACTTTAAATGCTGAAACAACATTTTAAAAAAAGCTTTACTTTTTGAAAAGAATCATGTAAAATTATAAAGCAGCAAAAAAATGTGATCTCGTAGCTCAGCTGGCAGAGCACTACCTTGACATGGTAGGGGTCGATGGTTCAAGTCCATTCGGGATCACCATTTATGAGAGTATAGCGTCCTTTGGGGCGCTTTTTTTATGTCCTTTTTAAGATTCCCCGAATGTTTTTCGCAAGCATTTTCACACGGTCTGACAACTATCAAGAACTAAGAGGAAATACCGGATAGCCTAATAAGGCTAATAACAGAGTTGTGCCAAAGCTATTGTAGTTATTTAACTTTTCATATAAAATGAAGTAACATGAAAATGAAAATTGATAAGGGGCATGGAAAAATGGTTAAAATTAAAGATTTAGGTAAATGCATATTATGGAAGGAAACCATTGTTTTTACACTGATATGCTTATCTTTGTTTGTATTTTCAGGTTGCAGCGGGCTTTCGGTAGAAAATAAACCGGATTTTGAAGGGTATAACCTTATTCAAGTTGATGGTGGTGATCAATCGGGACAACGCCAGCCCAATGTGGTGGTGGATATTGGTTTTGGCGATCGCGAGTATTATGGTTATACTAATGAATATGGGCAACTAATCAAAGTAACGGCAGCCAAAATTATTTTACAGGATGAGACAAAAGAACCAGTTCT
This is a stretch of genomic DNA from Acetobacterium woodii DSM 1030. It encodes these proteins:
- a CDS encoding cobalamin B12-binding domain-containing protein, which translates into the protein METKIISAVEAIDEKRAIALVKTEIELGKDKKEIANQLNFALQRVAIHYEEGEYYIADLIMAGELVSNLLKMMGMDSTQLVDGRVLGKIVVGTVFDDIHDVGKNIFISMLRSEGFEVIDMGTDVAAQRFIEIIRKEKPDIVGISGILTSVVENIKEVIDEIKAQGLRDDVKIILGGALAGTDYAKYVGADGYSSDAIEGVSICKQWLRQ
- a CDS encoding GntR family transcriptional regulator, translating into MRKILYLDIVNDIKGKIEKGILKPGDLLPSENEMSDQFDVSRTTLRKSLALLVNEKYIYTIPGKGNYVCEPTANQYQFYFDEIDSLKGEVDEVKLVSVGVITPGRKLMRELKIGSFEKVIKIQKAVKIKDEIIQYSTIFLPYQKGNPIVEDVINFANFHGFMEKGKLQFQVKKMLNIDLVHPPLEIRENLQIDHDESCFLISQNIISMEDNMPISYNEFYIKRNYFTLNAETTF